CTTTGGAAAATGGACCAGCGGATCGAGCTCATTATGTTTCTCCATGGAATACTGCAAGATTGAATGTGTACCCTTTGTCAGGCCAGATGGTCAATGCACCACATTATCAACCAGAAACTTCTGATCTTTCTTGTGATTCTATACATCCATCTGCTACTGGAAATGTCTTTATGATTCCAGAAAATCATGTTCACCATCCACCCGCAAACTATGGAGTTGAATGCAATTTCTTCGATCTTACAATGGGAAATGGAATGGGTCCATACAAAAGGAAAAGCCCCGGGATCCCTGCTATCACTGAGAGGGGCAGCTCTAGCAGATACTATTGTACCGGTAGTTCATCGAATGTCTCCTCATCATCAGATCCCCGGCAGGAAAAAACAACATTGGATACTCAAAATAATCATTGGGAGGCTATGGCTATTCCTACCAGTTATCGAGCCAATCAACTGCCTATTGGAGGTGAAACTTCCCTGAGGAATGTGAGAAGTCGATCCGCATTAGACTTGGAATCTGATGTCTTTAGGCCTCATCTCCAAGCAAATCATCCACTCCGTGATAGTTCGAGCAGACTTCTAGTTGATCATTCTGAAACAGTTGATACGAATCAAAATTCTAGTGTTCCTTTGCCGGAATGGGCGCCTATCCATGTGCCCAACGCTCCTATCGGTAGGACTGTAGTCTCGAGTAGCTTAAATCATGAGAGTAATCACTTTTTTGCTGGAAGCAGCATGGCGAATTCTTCTGGAGAATTTGCCAACAGAAATTCTCTTACCCAAAATTTGCATCCTACTCCGTCCCATACGAGGGGTGTTCGTAGTAGCTATTCTCACAGATCCGCTCCTAATGGTAGAATTGGAATGGGCAATTTACGTATGACCCATGTGGTTCCGTCTGATGACAGCCTTCAATTACTGGGAGAGAATCATCCCACAAGACATCCAAGACCATTTGGTCCCCTAGGATGGCGCAATGGTGACAGGAGTGGTAGATCTAGGTTGTCCTCGGAGAGATACCGTTTGCTTTCTGAAGATGCTGGTGCACATAATCGATTGACACCTGAGGTATGTAATTTGAATTCTTTTTACTTGTGATTGTTTCCCATTTTCCATTCAACTTCATATCGATGATGGGACTAGTTTTTCCAAGGTTATGGGTCGTTAATGGGGGTGCATTAGTGTGGACTCTGATATGATCATACTCATGTTGTGATTTTTCGAGTTATGGAGTTTTAATGATGGTGAAGTAGGGCCTTGGGTCAAATCCTACTGATTCTTTAtcttaaaatttgatattaaaatcAGTGAAATTGATTTATGGAAATTTAAATAGACAAAGTAGAAGTCACATTTTCCTATTTTCATTGTTACAAGCTTTTGATCCATTTTAAGACCAgtttgacacaaaactctactGATGGATACAATCTTAAAGCTGGTGTACGGACAACATTTCTCCTCTGAAGTTTAATTGGCCGGCTGCTAGATTCTAATTCTGAGTCTCCTAATAAAAACTGTTTAATGCTATTGGAGCAAAGCTTGCTGGCTATCTAgctcagtgtcacatgattctctaatctccttgcgaatcgcgaattATGGTCaattttgggctattcttgggcaaaCTTGAGCGAATCACGATTTCAAAAGGCGAATTAGCTAGCGAATCATTTTACACTGATCTAGCTGTTTGAAAATTCCTATGTTTTTGGATTAGTAAAGGGGGAGGCTGATCCCTACTCGTTTAAATGTATAATGTAGCACTCTTAGCACATTGTATATTACATACTATTGATGAAACCATAGCTTTTCATGATTAATATCAGATTTGAGTTTTACGAATACTTCCCAGGAGTGTAGTTCAATGCATGGAAATATTCTGTTCCCGGACTTGCCAGAATTTCCTGAAGCACGTTTTTGAGGAGCTTTATTTTGCTCTTGTCCATGGATTTACATTCATTATGTGTGTTTTTTTGTTCTTATATGCTTAATGGGTgtggaataattaatttattttctgaaTTGTTTTGTGGAACGGGAGGTGGTAACCGATGAGTAAACCCTAAAGATGAAAATTGCATTTTTGATCATCTAGTATTTGTTTCAACCAgtctcctgagagaccgtctttcaaGTCCAACCCACTAAAGCTTAATTCCTACTCTTAcactatattttcttttataggcCGACCTAATTAGATATGGTCACTCAAAGGAATTTGTGATTTTGTTTTACTATGGTGTCCTTTATTTTCCATGATGGAGGGAGGGAATCAGGGATTGTTAAACCCCTCGGTTTTCATTTGAACATACGGTGTTATTGAAAATTCTATGCCAAGGCCCCgtgtttgatttgatttgatttggttttcaGGGTCTGATGATTATCGACCGTTCTCTATATGGTTCAAGGAACTTTTTGGATCAACATCGAGATATGAGGCTAGACGTTGACAACATGAGTTATGAGGTtggtaaaaatatttataaaaatgggGGATTCAATGAAATGAGAAGGATGAGACTTTTGTGCATCTGTTTGGAATGAGACTCGTCTGCATCTTTTTGCAATGTAGTATGCTTATTTTAGTAACTGAACGTTATTTTGAGCCGGAGGAATCTTTGGCCGCatccttctttatgggtatgggttgcTGTCTTCCTTCCCTCCCTAGACCCCACTCATAGTCCTTATGAGTAggatatactgggtatgatgatgatgacaattAGCTCAATAAACACGTACTTGTACACGATTCTGATAAACGAAGTTGCACTTATGTGTTACGTTTGAAAATAGACTCACATATCTTGTCAAAAATACGCGAGCAATTCTTCTCACCCTTCTATTTTAAGTGCCTTCGCATGACCTTTATGTGTGTGTTTTTGGAGAGGGTCCTAACTTATTGCTGTGTGCAGGAACTACTTGCTCTTGGAGAAAGAATCGGAAGTGTAAACGTTGGGTTGCGTGAAAACGAGTTGCCCAAATGTCTGacagagacagtatactgttcatCAGATCAGGCTCAGGAAGAAGGAAGATGTGTAATATGTCTGGTATTGTTCTGTTTCAAACCCTTAACTTTTGTGCAGCATTTCGACATTTTAGAAATTCCGTACCATTGCTGAACACAAGCACACATATTTCCTGATGTTGGAATCTGATATTTGAACCAGTCTATGTCACCCTTGAAAACTCCGGAAAAAAAGAGCATAAATTGTTTACAGGATTTGATAGAGTAGAGTAACACATTCGTTCCCTTGCATTTTAGAGGATTTTAGTGTCGAGAGAGTTAACTCAATCGGACGGATGAGTAAGTATAGTTAAAAATCATGTTTACAATCAAGGGTGTTGTATACAACACAAAACCCGTCACCCTTCCTAAACGGGAACCTTTCTAACGACTTAACGGTAATATATTGGATAATTGACTAGTCCCTAGGAAACCCAAGTTTTTAGCTAAACAAGTTTCTAGGTTGTCTCTCGAGTATCATTTCGGTTTTTGCATGTCTTTGTTTTTCAAACAATCGTTTCAAACGCTAATGAATGAAGACGTTCCCGGTTATGACAGGAGGAATACAAGCATATGGATGATGTCGGAACGCTTAAAGCTTGTGGTCACGATTATCATGTCGGCTGCATCAAAAAATggttatcaatgaagaatatatGTCCAATCTGCAAAGGCTCAGCCTTGCCAGATAGTGTAAAGGAGACATGAGCTGAAGCTGCATAATCCTACTTATGTTGTAATCCATTCTTTGTAAATATGTCGCTCACACATGTAAAACTACTACTTTCCTCAATGATGGAATCTCATTTAGgttttttatttgatcaaaAACAAATGACActagtttttaagtgtttgccaatgttaatttgtttttcttattaattgAGTTCTTGGCTTTCTTGGTGTTGGCTCGAGTAGGCCGACCCGCTCCAACGCCTAGTTGATTCCCTCGAATCGGATCTGGGTCCTTACAAATTACGAGGAAGGTAACGGGGGTACCATCCGAGCAACGATGAGTACTCACCAATAAAAGGATAACAAGGCCGAATAAAGAAAATCTTAAAAGAATTTTATAAAAGAAGTAACGTTAAGATGTGCAAGTTAGaaggaaaaattgtcaaaaattactATTAAAAATACTGTTTGTCAAAAACtatctttaatatattttttttttatattctagAGTAGGTTAGAGAATCTCTACAAGTGAGGggagaaataattaattttttttaagtgataataattaaaattttattgcaAGATGAATTCATGAATCTCTATATTTGACATTTATATTTGAGTCATTTTTCcttaacaaacaaaaacaaatatatacattattgtgtacTTTAGTACAAAGACCCACCTAATCCACTCAAATTCAAGTGATAAAAGAAGTAAAAGTGATATCCATTATGTTGAAGATAATTAACTATTACTATGTCTCAACTCTCAAGTGCTATGTCAATAAACTTGTGGTGCAAAATGAACTCTTGAATAATGATGTATGATGCAATTACCATTACATAATACAAACTCTTCAATAACTTCTTTTAGCAACCAATTAAGTTGAAACCTTTCAAAATTAAATCTTGTGCCAAAGAATAAGTAttactttttagaaaaaatctcgaattttaaagtttgaaaCTTATACAGCTCTCTCCTTTTCTTAGCCTACTTTGTAATTAGAAAAGTTGTTACTTCCTTTTGGTTCAAAATTGCAGAGTTTTAGAGCATGTTTGGCAAATGGTTGTTAGCGAGAAATATTGGCTAAGCTAGTTGTTTAAACCAATTGTTAAGaagatgtttgataaaaattaCTTATTGACACTTGactatttattagagaaaaattaggctaaaaataaaaaatcaatgaaaaaactataaataatttttgattttaatttaaaaatcattaaccaaatatttttttgttgttggactaataaaaagtcaaaagtgaaccaataaaaaagttaattgctCAACTGAGTAATTATAACTAAAATTTCCCATTAAAAAAAGTAGAACTAAAATTGTGTCAAAAACTCAAATTACGGCGTGGTGATGAATGCCTAATGATGATTGACAAGGCAGTCCATTTCAAGTAAAGAAAGTGTAGCATTAGCCATTAACATTGTGTAAGTGGAAATGGAATTAATTACACaactttttgacattttataagAGGTTGTAAAAATTCCCCACTAAATTACTACCAATAAAATAAGCCAAACAGTTCTGGCCAATTTCAACCAAGAACCAATTGCAATTAGACCGTTCAAAACATTTAATGttcaacaagtcttgtatgagactgacCCACATTGAGACTAGTCCAAATCAACCCATCCTCTAATTGATCTCTTTTTAAGTTGTTAGTtattaaggttataagtgaatattttcaaagtataaaaaataatcactttaaaattataagcgattaaattaatataataatttgtaactataaaattataagtgatctttttaagattgtaagtgatcactttatggTTATAATTGTTTTCTTTATGACTATAAAAATTGATCCCTTTGAaactgtaagtgatcactttagcGGACCCAATAGAAATTATTTCACTATGATATCGTCtctttacatttatttttaatgttaaaatatgATATTGGATAGTAAGAAAAAAGTGCATTTTGGGTGGTGATCCCAAGCGAATACttgaaaagaataatttttttttataaaaaaaagcaaCCTTTTAAAAACAGCAAGTAATTATTTAGCtgattttaaataatttggctgttattaacaacgaaTCACTTCTTTACCGCAACGCAACAAcacttatttcaaaaaataatttatttataaatttttcattaaaaaacattattttttcaaatggtcATCCAAAGCCGCAGTAATGAACCGAAAGTATGATTTGGCTTAATGGGATTGGCAACTTAGCAATTGCGATTGTGGAGGCAATGAAATAGTCCTATAATTATAAAAGCCCATTAATTAAGTCAACTTATTAAGcccattattactattattgctccattatcatattaatttatttcatattatacCTAGTCAACTATATCCTAAACACAatttagtaaattaaaaattaaatcattacGAAAAGAAACCTAGTATTTTTAGGTTacaatattattaaataacaaaaagataaTTAATATTAGTGAGACTTAATTTTTTATGTCAAGTTAAAATAAGTTCCACATTTTTAGATATGGGCTTGGTTCGAGCTGGTCTCTTTAAGTGACGTAACTCAAACCCAACTCATtaaaattaatgtctacttttaatatcgTAAATGTCTAGTTACatgttacattatttttaatgtctacttacaatatttttaaaaatatatgatgGTCCgtcccaattagagatggtctctcaaagagaccttatctcacaaaaatttgtgttgtCCTTAATATATCCTTTCTCCTCGGCCTACTccgttaaaaaaaaataatgttaaagaTATAGTATTACTTACTTAcccttaattttttgaaattttaaaataattatatttataattttatttaattaagtgtACCCTATAAATAGCTGGATTTGTTATTGGAAATCAAGCCTAATAATCAGGTAAATTGTTACTAAAAACCCTAATATTGGGTATTTAAAAGGCAAAGTTCTACAAACCAAATACAAGTTCATTCAAGATGTCAATTCGCTGCTTTTTGTGCTCTCTCTTGTTACTAATACAATTTTACCATGGTACACTTTTCTCTCATCTATACTTTTCTTCATTGctatcaattattttaattcatatACTCGattttatgttattgtgttttaaGGTTTTGACGTTGCtgtacaaaaataaataaatttttcttatttaaaaatttgcaaatttgaatcatgttaattttgtttttttgaaataCTTATAACTAATAGTGACATATTATTAAAAATGCCACTATCAGTTATAaactacaaaataaatattaagtattatcgatcatttaagttatatttgtatgtttttatgaaaaatttctATTCTATCTCTTATAATGCTATTTTAGTTgcaatttttttcactttctatCAACCaatctaaaattattatttataattatctcttggttttggtaaaaaaaaaatttatcattagttttttaaacataaaataacatattttttCCCTACATGTTAAATTGAGAATGAATAAATTGGATTCgaattttttcttaattgattttgatctaatgAAATTTTGTAATTTATGGTAAAAGGAAATCTTTGGTATAGTCGTAGAGGATATTAGGGTAACCTTAGAAACAATATAATCCTATATGATAGGAAGAAATTcttcatattttaaaaagttttaatttttatttggttgAAATATGATTTCTTTTATAGAATAACTGATAAATATTTtctagaaaataatttttttccaattttttttgtttgatcatATTTCTTAACGCCAACTATTAGGAATATTAATATTGTTAGAGATTGTTTAGGAGCATTGTTAGGAAAATAATTTGTGTACATATCTTATCTAAGACCAACATTAACAATAAAGAATCCTATGctaattgttttaaaatttaaaaaagataacTCGTTTCCGTTAGGGTTATGATATATAGATGTAACCctaaaagttataattaaaatgaaattaaatggaAAATTATTTCTGTCAAAAATCGGAGGATTCCTTATTATTTTTGACCGAACACAATCAATGAAATAGTATGATGAGGGGTACCTTAATAGAAGATACTATGAGTAGTAGGAATGCTGATGATGTTTGAAATTGCTATCTAGTTCATGCATTTTTAAGTTCTGATAAAGCTCTTCAAAATAGGCCGGAGAGGGGTCTCTGATGGGCCCATCTGTGGTGATAGGCTGGTGGTCTCTGAGATCCTTTAGGGAACACTGTCACCCTCGAGGTGGTCTCGAGGGGTGCCTTCAATGCCCAAGTCAATATAAATGTATAGCATAAATGTGATTAGTTTAAAAAGAGAGAGAATGTATGTCTTTTATTTTGGCCGATATGGTAAAAAATTACTTACCTACAAATGACCCAAGTGggtatatatatagagagcAAGAGTGAGGCATCCCCTAACCCTAGTGGGTGAATATATTTAGACCTAAGCCTTAATGATAAAACATACTATAAAATAGAGGCTTATTTTATGTACAACAAAAATTACCACAATATTGGTGtagttaatatttaattaatcattgataatttttaaCTCTTTTATATGATACAAATATCAAAATGTATTATGATCAAATTTCTTATAAGTCTGGCATttgtagatttttttatttattgcatACTAGAAGTATAATCATTAAATTTGGTATAAGAGaattattaatgaatatttaaACGTATTTCGacaataatttaacttttaatttttttgccaTCATCTCTGATGATATTAATACACGACCAGTTGCAAGCGATCAATTAGAGGTGAATTTTTACTCAGAGACATGTCCAAATGCTGAAACTAAAATCAAGGAAGAGGTTACAAAATTGTACCAAAAGCATGGAAATACTGCAGTTTCTTGgattagaaatctcttccatgaTTGCATGGTTAAGGTATAATCTGACGTATTCTTTCCTTTCAAAATCCTACgcataaaagaaattattaaatatttttaataataataaggtaCTATTGTGTTTTTGCTAAATAATGATATTTTACGATGGTTGTAGTCGTGTGATGCATCAATCTTACTAGACGAAAATAAAGCTAATGGTGTACAGACTGAAAAAACATCACAGAGAAATTTCGGGATGAGAAATTTTAAGTACATAGACAACATCAAGGAGGCTATTGAGAATGAATGTCCATCAACTGTTTCTTGTGCTGATATCATTGCTCTTACTGCACGTGATGCTGTTGAACTGGTATGTCCACTAATCCATCGTATAATttgatagaatatataatatatttatgattttaacTTCTTTAATTAATTGTGTACGTATATGTATAATAGTTAGGTGGGCCACATATAGAAATGAAGACCGGACGAAGAGATAGCCTTGAAAGCCATGCATTAGAAGTTGAAGCTTACATACCTAACTTCAATGATTCAATGTCATTTGTCTTATCTCGCTTCCAACAAATTGGCGTCGACACTGAAGCCACCGTTGCTCTTTTTGGTAACTACTgcttgttaaattaggctggacttattgtgagtGCCAGCACAATAACGGAAAAATACGAGGTGCAtgcacttcataagccaagaaaatatataccatcccgaaaccatatggcaatgggaaaaaGGACTCCAATAACTTATGAAGTGCgtacaccatctttaattttgTCGATatgggataaaccatcccaacacccccctcacatgcgaacccccgtcaggttcacatgtgggagtaatcaattcggtaggaacgccattcttctcggacctaccatttttaattttttgatcgAACCATCAGCTCTGATACTATGATAAATTAGACTGGACTTATTGTAAATGCCAACACAATAACAGGGAAaaacgaggtgcacacacttcataagccaaggaaaTATATACCATcctaaaaccatatggcaatgggaataagggctccaataacttataaggTGTGCATACCATCTTTAGTTTTGTCGATATGGGATAAACCATCCAAACACTACaacatattttttcatttactttttacttttttatttactaCTACTAATATAGTATCAGAAGTCAATGTGACAAGAAGTCACGGGTTCGAatttcaaccacccctcatttaaaatggaatatttagcacTAGGTATGAGGAGGttctgtgttgcatccacacttctagcccaaagaactctcgtgtgagggggcttattagagtatataacatatcttggggcctcaatcatcagcttaaacttttggttgagatgGTTCCTTGGCAATATTTTTTCGTATAATATGTCATCATTAGTTGCAAGTATGTTAGAATGAAAGTAATACATATAATTGTCGATAATGTTTGTAATCGAGTTTATGCAAAGTTGGTTTTGTGCATGTTTTAAGTGATAATGTTTGAAATCGAGCTTATGCAAAGTTGGTTCTGTGCATGTGTTAAGTGATAGGCTTAGGCTCTAAAAGACCTCTTAAATTAACGCGTGTTAAATATTACTACTTTTGTTCATGTTTGTTTGTCCAGTGACAACTATAGAATTTTTGACTTTAGGagtgaaaaatataaatagaatTGTTAAGGGATATGAAGTGTCTCTAATATTCTTTATTTTGGATAGTGTCTCTAATATTCTTTATGTCCACACCTTCACTTATTTTCTCTCACGTTTAATTAATCCTAATTCCTACGGACATAATTTAGTGGTCTCTATCAATTTCTTGATACTTATGTCAATTATTAGCGTTGCAATCTCTTAAGAGTAGAACGCAGGGAGTATATTGTTTTTGGATCAAACTATTTCTATATTGTAAATTATGCTCacactaactttttttttttcttaatctgcCACTGATTGCAGGGGCTCATTCCGTAGGAAGAGTGCATTGTGTAAATATAGTAAATCGACTATACCCGACCACAGATCCGACCCTAGACCCAGACTACGCGGAGTACCTCAAAAGAAGATGCCCAACACCAATTCCAGACCCAAACAAAGTAGAATACGTAAGGAATGATCTAGAAACACCAATGGTGCTAGATAACATGTACTACAAGCACTTATTGAACAACCAAGGGCTTCTACTAGTTGACCAAGAACTAGCTACTCATTCTTCTACTTTGCCCTTTGTTCAACAAATGGCTGCTGATAATGGCTACTTTCATGACCAATTTGCTAGAGCAATGCTCATAATGTCGGAAAATAACCCACTTACTGCTGATCAAGGCGATATTCGGATTGTTTGTTCCCGTTTAAATTCGAATTAATTTAAGTATTAtctctgttttgaaatttttataactGATTGTGattcaattataaatataatcaaACGGACGAAGTATAGGTAGAGTAGATCGAATAAAAATTGATAAAGCTAtagttttaagttttaagtcttTAAGAATCTTATTTTAGTTGGATATACGTTTGAGAATCTTGTTTTAGTTAATTATTATGGTAGTTTTTTTTAAGTGAATTATGTTAGTTTTTCATTATATAAAAGTTTGAGAATCTTATTTTAGTTTATAGTCACCTTTTactacaaataataaaatttttctatcaattaattatttcgTTAGTATTTGTGTCAAGTCAATATAATGCGAGTATTATGGAACAGAGGTAGTATCACTTATTATGTcttgtttattgttatgatctttatgattattattttataatgcgAGTATTATGGAAGAGAGGTAGTATCACTTTTTTTTTGCTCATATAATGTAAGTTAGTCTTGATTTTTATCTTGCATTGTCTTGTCGTGTCTTTTGTTTTGTCTTCCTTatatctttcttttcttttgcaaGTATTTCTCGAGTTGATGAACTCTTTGATCGTATTTTCCCTTTAAAAATGTAGTTTGTTGTCTTTTATCTTTCTCTAGAGAATGAACATaatttctatgagcgggataagTTGGATATAattatgataatgataatgattcgACCAATTTCAAAATAACTCtacgaaaaaattaaaattaaattttcaaaatatttacatatgGATAATAACTGAAataaattaactcaatttgAGATATTATGTCCAAAACCGAAAACACTCTTTACGTATACGTTTGAGAATCTTATCTTAATCGATATTATGATGGTTTTTTCCACGGATATATTTTTCTATAAAGGAGTGGAAATTAGAGATTGAGAGTTTGCTTCGCAAACTATATAAGTTCTTTAATGTTAGATAAGTCCAAAAATCATAAAGTCaaataattatatgttaaaGGTGCTCTTTTAATCAGGTTAacgatcaatttttattttaaagaagtATATGGTAAAATGTGcgattttaaagaaataattttaaataaatattttataaactcATCAATTTATGCTtgtttcaaacttttttttatgtataatataaaataattcatTTTGAAGATAAAATTCTACACTATTATGTACAATttaaagagtaaaaaaaaaacaaattatactCTTATCACAAGAAGttgttgttagagtatataacatattgtaGGACATTAACCATcaatttaagcttttgattgagttaattacttgacatgatatcagagGCACACAAAAAACCTACCAACTATACTCTTATATAATCAAAactaataaggaaaaattaccataaataatataattttttgttgattttcctataataatatcaactattgattaaccataaataataccaacttagtgaggtattttcctaaaataatatcaactttagtttGTTAGCTAatataccaattttttttgtcttataatcacataatttgatttttaacatattaagaattttctaaaaaaatattattttaaattggtattattcatggttaatcaatacttATATTATTGCCAAATTTGCATTATTTAAATCACCGCTAAAGAGGAAAAAACCAAatggaaaaacttaaaaaagaaaGTCAACGTTTGCTATGTATATAAGTCAAATTTAAATCAAAGCCTAAAATATGGTTGACTCTTAAGTTCCCCTTTCACATGCATA
The Amaranthus tricolor cultivar Red isolate AtriRed21 chromosome 11, ASM2621246v1, whole genome shotgun sequence DNA segment above includes these coding regions:
- the LOC130827631 gene encoding E3 ubiquitin-protein ligase MBR2 yields the protein MAHRHVYNTSQIFDAEPDQHWDPVHAEDPYLHFARTSSSESVPTFRSLENGPADRAHYVSPWNTARLNVYPLSGQMVNAPHYQPETSDLSCDSIHPSATGNVFMIPENHVHHPPANYGVECNFFDLTMGNGMGPYKRKSPGIPAITERGSSSRYYCTGSSSNVSSSSDPRQEKTTLDTQNNHWEAMAIPTSYRANQLPIGGETSLRNVRSRSALDLESDVFRPHLQANHPLRDSSSRLLVDHSETVDTNQNSSVPLPEWAPIHVPNAPIGRTVVSSSLNHESNHFFAGSSMANSSGEFANRNSLTQNLHPTPSHTRGVRSSYSHRSAPNGRIGMGNLRMTHVVPSDDSLQLLGENHPTRHPRPFGPLGWRNGDRSGRSRLSSERYRLLSEDAGAHNRLTPEGLMIIDRSLYGSRNFLDQHRDMRLDVDNMSYEELLALGERIGSVNVGLRENELPKCLTETVYCSSDQAQEEGRCVICLEEYKHMDDVGTLKACGHDYHVGCIKKWLSMKNICPICKGSALPDSVKET
- the LOC130827632 gene encoding peroxidase 21-like translates to MSIRCFLCSLLLLIQFYHVASDQLEVNFYSETCPNAETKIKEEVTKLYQKHGNTAVSWIRNLFHDCMVKSCDASILLDENKANGVQTEKTSQRNFGMRNFKYIDNIKEAIENECPSTVSCADIIALTARDAVELLGGPHIEMKTGRRDSLESHALEVEAYIPNFNDSMSFVLSRFQQIGVDTEATVALFGAHSVGRVHCVNIVNRLYPTTDPTLDPDYAEYLKRRCPTPIPDPNKVEYVRNDLETPMVLDNMYYKHLLNNQGLLLVDQELATHSSTLPFVQQMAADNGYFHDQFARAMLIMSENNPLTADQGDIRIVCSRLNSN